ATATATGGGCTGGCGATCTATTTCCCACCAGAACTATGGTGTCGCACTATTTCTCCATCAAACTATTGCCTCGTTTCGTTTCCCCACCAAACGAAAGTTAAATATCTATATACCCACCATATCAAAGTTAAATATCTCTTTCCCCACCCGACAAAAGTTAAACACTCAAATCCACATAAAACCATGTTTAGTTGGTTATTTAGTTTGGTTAAGACGGGTTAGTAATACCGAATCTCGACTTAACCgaacttaattatttttaaccCGACTTAACCATCCTAATCTatctaaacccaaaaaaatccCCAAATCAAAAACCCAAGAACCCTAGAACGTGAAATAGAGAGAGTGGGAGAGAATTCCTGAGAAAAAAACAACAGGAAATCGATTGAATTCGTGTTTACCATGTCTGTAGTATCTATAATCGGCGAAGGAGAGTTCGAAATTGATGATGAAGAATATGAGCGAGAAGAGTTTGAACTCGACGAATTGTTGCGAAATTTCGTGAGTGAGCCGCCAATTCAGCATGACGTCTTGCCTGAGAGTGATGAAGataatgaggaagaagaagatcctGAAGCCCCACAGAGAATGAGGACGCATATACGCCGTGGTGATGGGCATTTGTACCGAGACCAGACATTCTTCAATGGTGTGGCTTTCAAAGACAGAGTCCTCGATTATGCTCTTAGGACTCGCTGCAATATCAGACAATACAGGTATGATAAGGATAAGCTTGGTTTCGAATGTGCTGGTCATGGCGAGAATGATGAAGCTTGTGGCTGGAAAATTTATGCTTCGATCCTTCCGAAGGATAAAATTTGGAGAGTTAGGTTGTTTGTAGATAACCACATATGTGAGGTTAATGGAGAGTGTGAGATGGTGAAGGTCCCTGTGATAGCTAGGTTGTTTGTGAACAAGATCCGTGAAGAGCCGGCATACTATATGCCTATGAAGATCGAGGAATTGATCATGGCAAATTGGTCTATTAGTGTGTCTAGGCCTCAGTGTCAAGCTGGTAGGAATAAAGCTTTGAAGTGGATTAAGAGTGAACATGATCAACAGTTTGCACGCCTTAAAGATTATGCTGCCGAGATAGTAGAATCAAATCCTGGTTCTTCTGTTGAAGTAGACACGTTCCAGAATGATGAAGGTCAAGATGTCTTCAATCGAATCTATATTTGCTTGACGCCCTCAGGAATACTTGGAAGGAGAGTTGTAGGCCATTGATAGGACTTGATGGTTGCTTCCTCAAAGAAAGAATCAAGGGACAGTTATTGGTTGCTTTAGGTAGAGATGCAAACAATGCAATTTATCCAATAGCTTGGGCTGTTGTAAAGGTGGAAAATAACGAGAATTGGCAATGGTTTATGCAAAAACTGAAGGTTGATTTGGATCTAAAGGATGGTGACAATTACATTGCTGTCTCAGACCGTAGCCCggtaagttttttgttttttttttggttgaaatcACTGTTTCTTTATGTTGTTGTTTGATTAAGTTTGTGGTTCTGTATCAGGGATTGATCAGAGCTATTAAGATAGAGTTGCCTAAGATGGAGCATCGGAAGTGTGTAAGACACATCTACgggaatttgaagaagaaacatGGCAACAAAAAACAGATGAAGTCTTACATATGGAGTGTAGCATGGAGCTACAATGAAGCAAAGTATCAGCAAAACTTGGACAGGTTAAGTTCTACGATACAGGTGTGTATACAGATGTTATGGCTACAAATCCGAAGAGTTGGTGCCGAGCTTTCTTCAAGCTGGGAAATTACTGCGAAGATGTGGAGAACAACTCGACAGAGTCCTTTAACAGCTCCATCAACAAGGCAAGAGAGAAGCCATTTGTGCATATGCTCGAAACAATAGCAAGACTTGCTATGGTACGTATAGCCACAAGATCCAGAGAATCTCATGAACACCAAGGTAAGTTTTTTTCAATACTtctaatatctaaaaatataaattcagTTAACTTAATTGGCTCTCTCTTTGTCAGGAAAATGTACACCATATGTGCAGAGAGTTCTCGCTAAGGCTCTTGTTGATAAGCCCTTTAAAGACGGAGCCAACAAATGTGTTGTTAGAAGAAGCGTTAAAGGCTACTTTGACTCAAGATTGAATGGCCAAACTCATCGTGTCAATTTGGAGAAAAGAACTTGTTCGTGCAGGAAGTTCGACATCACTGGAATTCCATGTAAGCATGCATATGGTGTGATGCTGAAGTTAAAGGTTGATCCGTCAGACTATGTTTGTGAGTGGTTTCGCACGGCTAAGTGGAGAAGAAACTACACAGATGGAATTGTTCCAGTCAGGGGTTCTATGTTTTGGCCCAAAACAGATGCTCCTGATGTACATGCTCCACCTGTAGAGGATGAACAAGGGGAAGAAACAGAGGGAGAACGAGGGAAAGAAacagggaagaagaagaagaagctcacCAAAGCGGATAAGACAAGGAAAAGAGGTGTGAATGAGTCACCAACCAAGAAGCTACCAAAAGCCAAGAAAAGGATTATGCATTGTGGCGTTTGTGGTAAGGCTAATCACAACTCGAGGTGGCATGCAAAGCAGGGCAAGCATGATGATTCGGTACCGGTAAGCACATCTCAAACTGCAGGTGAATCCTCACAAGGAACTCTCACTCAAGCTAGTGTTTCTCAAGCTTGAATGATTTGATATGTAATGGCATctattatcttttgttttgaaCTTAATTTTCGACAGCTATGTAATGACATATATCTTTGGTTTTGAACTTAATGGTCTTGGATCCATGTAATGTAATGACATTTATCTATCTTTGTTTTGCACTTCATATTATCTTTGTTACTGCAACTAGAAGCttgtatattttctttaaaatcatTGCATTCTACTGAATAAAATAGGCTTAACAATCATCTTAAAATAGACAAAGTCATTGcatt
The sequence above is a segment of the Brassica rapa cultivar Chiifu-401-42 unplaced genomic scaffold, CAAS_Brap_v3.01 Scaffold0759, whole genome shotgun sequence genome. Coding sequences within it:
- the LOC117130986 gene encoding uncharacterized protein LOC117130986 gives rise to the protein MSVVSIIGEGEFEIDDEEYEREEFELDELLRNFVSEPPIQHDVLPESDEDNEEEEDPEAPQRMRTHIRRGDGHLYRDQTFFNGVAFKDRVLDYALRTRCNIRQYRYDKDKLGFECAGHGENDEACGWKIYASILPKDKIWRVRLFVDNHICEVNGECEMVKVPVIARLFVNKIREEPAYYMPMKIEELIMANWSISVSRPQCQAGRNKALKWIKSEHDQQFARLKDYAAEIVESNPGSSVEVDTFQNDEERIKGQLLVALGRDANNAIYPIAWAVVKVENNENWQWFMQKLKVDLDLKDGDNYIAVSDRSPGLIRAIKIELPKMEHRKCHGATMKQSISKTWTG
- the LOC117130985 gene encoding uncharacterized protein LOC117130985, which produces MATNPKSWCRAFFKLGNYCEDVENNSTESFNSSINKAREKPFVHMLETIARLAMVRIATRSRESHEHQGKCTPYVQRVLAKALVDKPFKDGANKCVVRRSVKGYFDSRLNGQTHRVNLEKRTCSCRKFDITGIPCKHAYGVMLKLKVDPSDYVCEWFRTAKWRRNYTDGIVPVRGSMFWPKTDAPDVHAPPVEDEQGEETEGERGKETGKKKKKLTKADKTRKRGVNESPTKKLPKAKKRIMHCGVCGKANHNSRWHAKQGKHDDSVPVSTSQTAGESSQGTLTQASVSQA